The following proteins are co-located in the Malus sylvestris chromosome 13, drMalSylv7.2, whole genome shotgun sequence genome:
- the LOC126596936 gene encoding putative clathrin assembly protein At2g01600, producing the protein MGTLQTWRKAYGALKDSTKVGLAHVNSDYADLDVAIVKATNHVECPPKERHLRKILIATSSMRPRADVAYCIHALSRRLSKTHNWTVALKTLIVIHRTLREGDPTFREELLNFSQRGRILQLSNFKDESSPIAWDCSAWVRTYALFLEERLECFRVLKYDIEAERLPRPAQGQEKGYSRTRELDSEELLEQLPALQQLLYRLIGCRPEGAASINYVIQYALALVLKESFKIYCSINDGIINLVDKFFEMPRHEAVKALDVYKRAGQQAAGLSDFYDVCKGLELARNFQFPVLREPPQSFLITMEEYISEAPRAVTVPNETLLLTYRPEEPSEDAKLSGDESEPPALDIVPVSNVEAEAPLPPPPPPPQSSMATGDLLGLDYSAADVSAIEDRNALALAIITSEADAAPTFNSGAAQANGFDPTGWELALVSTPSTDISAPNERQLAGGLDSLTLNSLYDEGAYRASQQPVYGAPAPNPFEVQDPFAFSNNIAPPPAVQIASMAQQQSNPFGPFQPTYQQPQPNVMMGATNPFGDTTGFGTFPASPAPHPQSSNPFGSTGLL; encoded by the exons ATGGGGACGCTTCAGACGTGGAGGAAAGCCTACGGCGCTCTCAAAGACTCCACCAAAGTCGGCCTTGCCCACGTCAACAGCGATTACGCG GATTTGGATGTTGCGATAGTCAAAGCCACCAACCACGTCGAGTGCCCGCCCAAAGAGAGACACCTCAGAA AGATTCTGATTGCCACATCGTCAATGCGACCGCGGGCGGATGTTGCTTATTGCATTCATGCTCTTTCAAGAAGATTAAGCAAGACCCATAATTGGACG GTAGCTTTAAAAACATTGATAGTTATCCATAGGACCTTGAGGGAGGGCGATCCTACTTTCAGAGAAGAACTTCTAAATTTCTCGCAGAGGGGACGAATTCTCCAGCTTTCTAATTTCAAAGACGAATCCAGCCCCATTG CTTGGGATTGCTCTGCCTGGGTGCGTACTTATGCATTGTTTTTGGAGGAACGGCTCGAATGCTTTAGGGTTCTGAAGTATGACATTGAAGCTGAACGTCTTCCAAGGCCTGCCCAGGGCCAGGAGAAG GGATATAGTAGAACCCGAGAACTGGATAGTGAAGAACTGTTGGAGCAGTTGCCTGCCTTACAGCAGCTTCTGTATCGTCTTATTGGTTGCCGG CCAGAAGGAGCAGCTTCCATCAATTACGTTATACAGTATGCTCTGGCCCTG GTATTGAAAGAGAGCTTTAAAATTTATTGTTCCATTAATGATGGAATCATAAATCTTGTTGATAAG TTTTTTGAGATGCCAAGACATGAAGCAGTTAAAGCCCTTGATGTTTATAAACGAGCTGGTCAGCAG GCTGCAGGTCTTTCTGATTTTTATGATGTTTGCAAAGGATTGGAACTTGCTAGGAATTTCCAGTTTCCAGTCTTGAGAGAG CCTCCGCAATCCTTCCTCATAACGATGGAAGAGTATATAAGTGAGGCACCTCGGGCTGTAACTGTTCCAAATGAGACATTG CTTTTGACATATAGACCAGAAGAACCCTCAGAAGACGCAAAGTTATCCGGTGATGAATCTGAGCCACCAGCTTTAGACATTGTGCCTGTGTCTAATGTTGAGGCGGAAGCTCCTCTGCCACCGCCACCTCCACCTCCTCAAAGTAGCATGGCCACTGGAGATTTACTG GGATTGGATTATAGCGCAGCTGATGTATCTGCGATTGAGGACAGAAATGCTTTAGCTCTAGCTATAATTACATCTGAAGCTG ATGCAGCCCCAACATTCAATTCTGGTGCAGCCCAAGCAAATGGTTTTGATCCTACTGGATGGGAACTTGCCCTGGTCTCCACTCCAAGTACCGACATTTCAGCACCTAATGAGAGGCAATTG GCTGGTGGGTTAGACTCACTTACTCTGAACAGCTTATACGATGAAGGAGCATATAGGGCGTCTCAGCAGCCTGTCTATGGAGCTCCAGCCCCAAATCCATTTGAGGTCCAAGACCCATTTGCTTTTTCAAACAATATTGCTCCGCCACCCGCAGTTCAAATCGCGTCAATGGCCCAGCAGCAGTCCAACCCCTTTGGTCCTTTCCAACCTACCTACCAGCAGCCACAGCCGAATGTGATGATGGGTGCAACAAATCCTTTCGGGGATACTACTGGGTTTGGGACATTTCCTGCAAGTCCTGCTCCACATCCGCAATCTAGCAATCCATTTGGAAGCACTGGCCTTCTGTGA